In the Candidatus Aminicenantes bacterium genome, ATTCGGCTCCCATCTCGACCTTGTTTTTCAGATAAAGGAGATCCTTGTCCAGGTTGGGCGATTCGAAATGCTTTTCGGGATAGGCGGCCACGCCGATGCAGAACTTGGTCTGGACCGGGTCCTCCAGCTCATCGATGTATTTCCCCTTGTTCATCGAGGCGATCTGCTCGACCAGTTGGCAGGCGTAATGGTGGCCGTCCTTTTCCGGGATATAGCGCGGCTGGCCAGGGGGCGGGTCGCCGCGCAGGGACAGGATGTTCTCGATGCCCAGGAAATGCAGGTCGATCAGCGTGTCCTCGGTTTCGTAGCGGTTGAAGCTGCCGCAGATCAGGTGCGGGACCGGCTCCACCTGGAAGCGGTTCTTGATGGCGCTGCAGATCCCGACCGTGCCCGGTTTTTTTCGCCGCGGCCGGCGGGTGATGATCCCGTCCTTCTCCTCGTATACCGTGTGCGGCTGGTGATAGGTGACGTTGATGAACTGGGGTTCGAAAGGCATCAAGGCTTCCAGGCCAGAAAAAACATCGTCCACGCTTTTGCCGCGGTCGGGCGGAGTGATCTCCAGCGAAAAAAGCAGCTTATGATCCTTGCTCTGAAGACTATCGATGACCTTGGCCATGACAACCCCTCGCGGTTAAGTTTCATTTATCATAGCACAAAAAGCCTTTTGTTTGAAGCCCAGAATAGATAATG is a window encoding:
- a CDS encoding methylenetetrahydrofolate reductase, yielding MAKVIDSLQSKDHKLLFSLEITPPDRGKSVDDVFSGLEALMPFEPQFINVTYHQPHTVYEEKDGIITRRPRRKKPGTVGICSAIKNRFQVEPVPHLICGSFNRYETEDTLIDLHFLGIENILSLRGDPPPGQPRYIPEKDGHHYACQLVEQIASMNKGKYIDELEDPVQTKFCIGVAAYPEKHFESPNLDKDLLYLKNKVEMGAEYIITQMFFSFEHYRNLVEKARALGITVPIIPGLKPLVNRKQILSIPSTFHVNIPADLVGLIEDARTKEQAFANGVRYMARLAEQLIDYGVPGIHVFTMGQGKAAKALLESIFPGQH